One region of Helicoverpa zea isolate HzStark_Cry1AcR chromosome 24, ilHelZeax1.1, whole genome shotgun sequence genomic DNA includes:
- the LOC124642449 gene encoding uncharacterized protein LOC124642449 isoform X2: protein MASRQIFLQWNVRSVWHKKHDLIFLLNKFKPLACSIAETWLTPSLSFNIPHFNVLRCDRSDGYGGSALLVNNRVPLSTLALSALDGDMNIVAGRVEVSSY from the exons atggcgTCCCGTCAAATATTCctgcaatggaatgtgaggagcgtgtggcataagaaacacgacctcatattccttcttAATAAATTCAAGCCTTTGGCTTGCTCAattgctgagacttggctcacaccgagtctcagttttaatataccacatTTTAAtgttctcagatgtgacagatctgatggctatggagggtcggctctcctcgttaataatcgtgttccaCTGTCGACCTTGGCACTTTCtgctctggatggtgatatgaatatagtcgCAGGTAGAGTAGAAG TGTCGTCCTACTAA
- the LOC124642150 gene encoding uncharacterized protein LOC124642150, translating into MDRNKPPDPDPPDISAYAPLSPNYSLSQFADVACSIADSHNLSASNARKRSGDDANIVVSTPPPKQQRNLVGRSRYSATDKAPFIVHVSRLEPQPNAGTSLHPVTFGIFLQKQNIVNIVRDGVKKVGRNRVSVEFKSPQDANAFLINNILPKNSFVASIPTFNITRMGVVAGVPTDLTEEEAQRYLQVPSGCGEILKVRRINRKMIIDGVTEFKSTETCVLTFDGQVLPPRVFCCYTSLPVQQYVYPTI; encoded by the coding sequence ATGGATCGCAATAAAcctcccgatcccgatcctcccgacatctctgcatatgctcctctTTCCCCTAACTATTCATTATCCCAATTCgccgatgttgcttgcagcatcgcggactcccataACTTATCTGCCTCGAatgccaggaaacgctccggagatgatgcaaaCATTGTCGTGTCAACCCCACCACCGAAACAACAAAGGAAtttagttggccgcagcaggtactctgctacagATAAGGCACCGTTCATTGTCCACGTGTCTCGTTTGGAACCCCAGCCTAATGCCGGTACTTCTCTGCATCCGGTTACCTTTGGaatatttctccaaaaacagaATATAGTTAACATTGTCCGTGATGGAGTTAAAAAAGTTGGCAGGAACCGTGTTTCTGTGGaatttaaatcccctcaggatgcaaatgCATTTCTTATTAATAACATTCTTCCCAAGAACAGCTTTGTGGCCTCCATCCCTACGTTTAATATAACCCGCATGGGTGTTGTTGCCGGTGTTCCTACTGATTTAactgaagaggaagcccaaagaTACCTACAAGTCCCCTCAGGTTGCGGTGAAATTCTCAAAGTTCGTCGTATAAATAGGAAAATGATAATTGATGGAGTGACCGAATTTAAATCCACAGAAACATGTGTCCTTACCTTTGACGGTCAGGTGTTACCGCCAAGGGTGTTTTGCTGCTACACTTCCCTTCCAGTCcaacaatatgtttatcccaccatc
- the LOC124642449 gene encoding uncharacterized protein LOC124642449 isoform X3: MASRQIFLQWNVRSVWHKKHDLIFLLNKFKPLACSIAETWLTPSLSFNIPHFNVLRCDRSDGYGGSALLVNNRVPLSTLALSALDGDMNIVAVSSY, translated from the exons atggcgTCCCGTCAAATATTCctgcaatggaatgtgaggagcgtgtggcataagaaacacgacctcatattccttcttAATAAATTCAAGCCTTTGGCTTGCTCAattgctgagacttggctcacaccgagtctcagttttaatataccacatTTTAAtgttctcagatgtgacagatctgatggctatggagggtcggctctcctcgttaataatcgtgttccaCTGTCGACCTTGGCACTTTCtgctctggatggtgatatgaatatagtcgCAG TGTCGTCCTACTAA
- the LOC124642449 gene encoding uncharacterized protein LOC124642449 isoform X1 produces MVQCICALLMSRFLMLRVQGEVFEVRQTWKGLPQGSVLSPLLYNLYTADIGSCLNSDCHLLQYADDLVLYVVNPSIADAASSLCLSLDSLHTWLLDHGLQLSAPKSSVVIFSRKLLIPQVSVNIQGQGIPIAKKAKFLGVYLDSKLSGIHHINYLIKRCERAISILKALAGVWWGAHPFTMKLVYNALVRSILDYGSHLVIPGNKGALAGLDRIQSQCLRIISGCMKSSPINALQVECAEPPLALRRQYLASRFLSRVIPKSSHPLIPKLRELDTLCHSSKYWEHKELPLFLKAFRFFQNLESPITSHPRLPLFNYSYEVLCFTPKIFYNIGISKNSPSANSAFNAVLGERWTGFQRFFTDASKFNGGYTGAAVYYQNSKIILKFRCPKESSIFTGECVALLEACRFIESHEINFGVIFTDSLSCLQALSQNSFRTKLHCPIVLEIKKSLYSCARQEKEVHLVWIPSHCGIKGNECADALAKDACTSESADLAHFSLQGHDLLNLPKLSLDTSWQEWWNISSKKKGSSYYAIQPVVKPKPWFSHFKKYPKQVISVLCRIRIGHCCTPVFLRKIRVQDSSLCECGLDEGTLDHIFFNCPNNSSFDLYGRLQKIKIPLPINFRSLLSHSCPELLQLLLMSIHRNNIKL; encoded by the coding sequence atggtgcAATGTATATGCGctctcctcatgtctcgctttttgatgctcagagtgcagggagaggtatttgaggtgagacagacgtggaagggccttcctcaAGGTTCAGTTTTAAGCCCTCTACTGTACAACCTGTACACAGCAGACATCGGCTCCTGCCTCAATTCTGACTGTCATCTTCTACAATACGCCGACGATCTGGTGTTGTATGTAGTCAATCCGTCAAttgcggacgctgcctcatctctctgtctctccctggactctctgcacacatggcttttggaccatggcCTCCAATTATctgccccaaaaagctcggtagtgattttctCCCGAAAACTGCTGATCCCTCAGGTTTCCGTTAACATCCAAGGACAAGGCATTCCCATAGCGAAAAaagcaaaatttttaggcgtttacTTAGATTCCAAATTATCCGGCATCCatcacataaattatttaattaagagatgcgaaagagcaatctccattcTAAAAGCTCTCGcaggtgtctggtggggggcccatcccttcaccaTGAAATTAGTCTATAATGctttagtccgcagtatcctggactatgggtcacacctgGTGATTCCAGgtaacaaaggtgccttggccggtttagataggattcagtctcaatgccttcgtatcatctcaggttgcatgaagtcgtcgcctattaacgccttacaggtcgaatgcgctgaaccccCCCTAGCCCTAAGACGGCAGTATCTCGCTTCCCgattcctatccagggttattcccaagtcatcCCACcctctcatcccaaaactcagagagcttgacacccTATGTCACAGttcaaaatattgggaacataaaGAACTCCCCCTTTTCCTAAAAGCATTCCGATTTTtccaaaatttagaatcccctaTTACATCACATCCCAGACTTCCCTTATTTAATTACTCCTATGAAGTTCTTTGCTTTactcctaaaatattttataacattggcatatctaaaaactccccatcggcaaattcggcctttaatgcggttttgggtgaacgatggactgggtttcaaaggttcttcacggatgcttccaaatttaatgGTGGTTACACTGGGGCCGCGGTTTATTATCAGAACTCGAAAATCATTCTTAAATTTAGATGTCCAAAGGAGTCTTctatatttacaggcgagtgcgtggcattattggaagcttgtcgctttatagagtcccatgagatcaacttcggagttatctttactgactcccttagttgtctccaagccctatcccagaattCCTTTcgaactaaactccattgtcctattgtcctggaaattaaaaagtccctttacTCCTGCGCTAGGCAAGAAAAAGAAGTCCACCTAGTTTGGATTCCCAGTCACTGCGGTATAAAGGGAAATGAATGTGCCGACGCCTTGGCCAAAGACGCATGCACATCTGAGTCAGCtgaccttgcacacttctcccttcaagggcatgacctactaaaccttcctaaattgagtcttgacacctcgtggcaggaatggtggaatatCTCCAGCAAAAAGAAAGGCAGCTCCTATTACGCTAtccaaccggttgtaaaaccaaaaccgtggttctcccattttaaaaaataccccaAACAGGTTatttcagtcctgtgcagaatacggATAGGTCATTGTTGCACTCCGGTCTttttgcgcaaaattcgggtgcaggattcgtCCCTCTGCGAGTGCGGATTGGAtgagggtaccctggaccatatattttttaactgccCTAATAACTCCTCTTtcgatttatatggtcgtctccaaaaaatcaaaattcctctccctattaatttccgttccctcttatcacactcctgtccagaactgctccagttGCTGTTAATGTCTATTCATCGAAACAACATTAAActataa